CGATGATAAAATTGGAGAATTTGACACGGTATCTGACGTCGATGGGGTCAAAGTCATCGTTGATGCGAAAAGCGCCATTTATTTGACTGGAATGACGCTTGATTATGAAAAAGATATGGTGAGCGGAGCGTTTAAATTCATCAACCCCAATGCCAGTAAAACATGTGGATGCGGGGAATCCTTCTCGGCCTGATTGGCGTCGAGGTTGAGGAGTGCTATTGCATGTAGATAGCTGATAGGGAACGTTATTTGGCATTTTTTGTCGCGGGCATGGCGAAGTTGGTCATGCCCGTTTTTTGAGCCATAGGATACAAGGAATGGATCACGAACACGGCAGACACGCATCAGCAAAAGAATTACCGATGGCACGAAGCATGTGTTGGCACTGCCAATCCGAGGTGAAAGGGGAATATCTGTGCGGGCAGTGTGTCAAAGTCCAGCCACTCTCAAAGGATCTGGACTATTTCACGTGCATGCGGCTTCCCCGCCTGTTAAGCATCGATCAGGAAAAACTCCAAGAAAACTTCTATGATCTTAGTCGCACGTTTCATCCTGATTTCTATTCAGATAAGGACGAACAGGAACAAACCATTAGCCTGGGAAATTCTGCCTTGCTCAACACAGCTTATCGGACGTTAAAAGATCCTATTCAGCGGGCGGAATATTTAATCCGTTTGGAGGCCGGCGCCGTGAAAGAAATTCGTTCAACTCCACCGGCTGACCTGTTTGATGAAATACTTGAGCTTCAAGAGGATCTCGAGGAATATCGTGCGCTGTCTTCACACGATCAGGATCGACGTGAGGCGTTGCGACAGAAACTGAATGCCAGTCGAGAAACGTTGGAGCAGCGGCAGGCACAGATGGAATCTTCCCTGAAAGCAAAATTTGGAGAGTGGGATGCCGTACAGCAAGGTTCTCCAGACTCCGGTGAAGCCCGAGATAGGAAAGAGATCATACTCAAGGAAATGCGGGAAATCCTCTCGGACAAAACCTATGTTCGAAATATCGTGAATGATCTTATAGAAACGACCTCATAACGATTTTCATAAGCCAAATTCATATAGGTACTGCATTATGTCACGAATTGTTGGAATAGATCTTGGGACGACGAACTCATTAGTGGCTTATATGGATGGCGTACATCCTCGCGTGATCGCCGATCTCCATGGTCAGGCTAAAGTTCCGTCCATTGTGGGGATGACGGATAATGGGCTCATTATTGGGGAGCCAGCCAAGGAGCACTTAGTTCGAGATCCCTCTCGCACAATCTATTCCGTAAAACGATTTATGGGAAAGACCTTGGCCGATGTCGCCGAAGAACTCAAATATTTCCCCTATTCACTCCAGGAAAAAAACGGGGTGATTCGTATTGCAATTGGTGAAAAACTCTATTCACCTCCGCAGGTCTCGGCCATGGTCTTGAAAGAATTGAAAAGCCGGGCCGAGTCGCATTTAAAGGAGAGCATCACGAGAGCCGTTATTACGGTTCCGGCCTATTTTAACGACAGTCAGCGCCAAGCGACGAAGGATGCCGGAATGATCGCTGGCCTTGAGGTGTTGCGGATCATTAATGAACCGACCGCCGCCGCCTTAGCCTATGGTCTTCAGAAAAAAACCCAAGGCTGCATCGCGGTGTATGATTTAGGCGGGGGCACGTTTGATATATCTATTCTGCAGTTGAAGGGCGGAATCTTTGAGGTCCTGGCGACGAACGGGAACACGCATCTGGGAGGGGATGATATCGATCAGCGCGTAACCGATGTCTTGATCCGGGAAATCAAGGAGCACTATTCGATCGATGCGCATGAGCATTCAGAATTAGTCCAAGCCATCAGGTTGGAAGCTGAACGGCTTAAGATCACTCTGTCAGATACGCTCACCGCGAACGCGAGGGTCGAACTTCCTGACTTGAAGGGCGTGTACGAACGAGAATGGACCAGAGATGAGTTGGAAAGTCTCACCAAAGAATTAGTCGGGCAGACTTTAGGGCCTTGCCGGCTTGCCTTGAAAGACGCCGGGCTTCTCGCTGAACAGATTGACGAAGTGGTGTTGGTCGGTGGAAGTACGCGAATGCCGCTGGTTCGTCGTCGAGTACAAGAATTATTCGGGAAAGAGCCCCATTGTGACTTGAATCCTGACGAAGTCGTGGCGCTCGGGGCCGCTGTACAGGCTGATATCCTGAGCGGTAACAAAAAAGATATGCTCTTGCTGGATGTGACGCCCTTATCATTGGGCATCGAAACCATGGGTGGCGTCATGAGTACTTTAATTCGACGCAACACCACAATTCCGACGAGCGCGAAGGAAATGTTTACGACCTATGTGGATGGGCAAACATCCGTCGATATTCATATTCTGCAAGGCGAAAGAGAATTGGTGAAAGACAACCGCAGTTTGGCGCGTTTTCAACTGAAGGTCCCGCCTTTACCTGCGGCCGTGCCTCGCGTGGAAGTCACCTTTCTGATCGATGCCAATGGCATGTTGCATGTAACAGCCAAAGACATTAGAACAGGCGAGGCGCAATCCGTCCAAGTAAAGCCTTCGCATGGACTCACTGATGATGAAGTCGAAGGAATGGTTCGGGAATCGTTTGAATTCGCTGCCGAAGACATTAGGCAACGTCAAGTGATAGAAGCACGAACTGAAGCCGATGCGATACTCGTAGCGACAGAGAAGGCTTTGATGCGCGGAAAGAGTTTAATTCGTGACAGTGAGGTCAAGAAAATTCAGCAAGTCCTGGATGAACTCAAATCGGTCAAAGAAGTTGATGACCACCGGGTGATTCGTTCGAAAATCAGTGAGGTCGAAAAAGTCACGTATCATCTTGCCGAGGTCTTGATGGATGCAACACTCAAAGAAGCGTTAGAGAATAAGAAACTTTCTGAAGTGACCTGATGGGATCAAATCGGAGTTATGAGAAGCATGGGGAACGAGGATAAAATATGGCACAAGAATTAACGTGGGATGATGTCGAAGAAATTGGTATCCGTCTCTACGAAGAACATCCGGATACCGATCCGCTGACCGTACGGTTTACCGACATGCATGCCTGGATCGTGGCGTGGCCCGAGTTTACGGCGGATCCCAAAGGCTCAAATGAAAAAAAGCTCGAAGCCATTCAGATGGCGTGGTACGAAGAATATAAAGACAGCTAAACTTCAGTACACGATTCGTTCTAGTTCTCTCCTATGTATTCTGATCTCTCTTGAATGTTCCCCAAAAACGATGGACTAGCCGTAGCCGAGGATGGACCGATCTGGTCCATCTCAAAAAAGTCTAAGGGGCTGGGTTTGGGAGGGGGTGGCTTTGTCGGCTCGCTTCCTTCGGCAAAGACTTCGGTGGCGGTACTCGTAGAATTCTGTGTTGGCAGGTTTCCGGTTTTCGTATCTATCTGGGCAAAGTGAATGCCATCAGGAATCGTGAAAGTTGTCACGGGCAAGGGCTGTAAGGCATTGGCCATGTATTCAGTCCAGATTGGTAGAGCGGCATGTGCGCCTGACTCCAGCCTTCCGAGCGTACGAACGTCGTCAAATCCCACCCACACTCCGGTCGCCAGGTTTGGAGCATAGCCGACAAACCACGCATCATGATAGCTATTGGTCGTGCCCGTTTTCCCAGCCAATGGCCGTCCGATGGACTTTGCTCGGCGGCCGGTTCCACTTTGAATCACGTCCATCATCATATTGGTGACGAGGTACGCGGTTTCTTTCGAGACCGCCTGCTGCGGTTCGAAGATGTGTTGCTCAAGGACTTCGCCGTCAATGTTTTTCACGGCCGTAATGGTATACGGAGGTAGCCAGAGTCCTTGATTGGCGAAGACTCCATAGGATGAGGTGATTTCTTGAAGGGTCACGCTTGAGGAGCCAAGCGCGAGGGATAGGTCTTGGCTGAGAGGGCTGTCAATCCCGAGCGCTTTCGCCAAGTCCATCACATCCTGCACGCCAATCTGTTCTAAGAGCCTGACCGTCGCCGCGTTGCGTGAGTGACGAAGGGCCTCACGTAATGAAATCATGCCAAAGAAACGTTTTTCGTAATTTTCCGGTTTCCAGATTTCTCCTTCCTCTTCCTGTTCGTAGACAACTGGAGCATCGAGGACGAGCGTGGCGGGTGTGAACCCCCTGTTGAGTGCCGCCGCATAGATGATTGGTTTAAACGACGAGCCAGGCTGACGTTTGGCGGTGATGGCCCGATTGTATTCGCTTCGTTGAAAGTCATAGCCCCCCACCATCGCGCGTACGGCTCCTGTTCGTGGATCGAGGGAAAGTAATGCGCCTTCGACTAGAGGTGTTTGTTCAAGGACAAACGTCCCTGATTCGAGATCTCCATTTTTGGCCGCAACCTCGATAATATCTCCAGGCTTGAGAATCTGATTTGCCGTAAGATTTTGTCGAAATGTGGCTTCAGTCACTTCTTTACCGGGTTTCAGTCGCCGTTTAGCCCAAGCCATGTCGGCTAAGGCGATCTGTCCTTTGTAAAGATTGTCGACCAAGATTTCAGCGGACTCCTTCGATGTCTTGGTCACGATGGCTTTATGGAAGCCGTGGGCATTAGACTTGTCAGAAGATTCAACGGGATTGTCAGCCAGTTCTTTCAACGACACATGTCCTAGCGGCCCTCGCCAGCCCTGTCGCTTATCCAGTTCATGCAGGCCACGGTGAATGGCTTGATCGGCAGCCTGTTGCATGGCCACGTTTAACGTCGTATGGACTTGTAGGCCGCCTTTGTAGACCATCGTTTCTCCATAATGGTCGACCAATGTTTGACGAATGTGCTCTAAAAAGTAGGATGCAATTGGCTTGATGGATTTTCGGTGGAATGCGAGTTCTGTGGCAGCAGCTTCATTGGCTTCTTCCTGGGAGATAAATCCTGCCTGGACCATACGCTTTAATACGTGTTCCTGTCGGTTTTTTGACAGTTCCGGGTTACGGTAGGGGGAGTAGGTATTCGGCGCCTTAGGGAGGCCAGCCAGGATCGCCGCTTCCGCGAGGGTAATGTCCGTAAGACTTTTGTCGAAGTAGGTGTGAGAGGCTGCTCCGACGCCATAGGCGCCGTGTCCGAAGTATATTTGATTGAGATACATCTCCAAAATTTTTTCTTTACTCAATGCGAGTTCCATTTTGAAGGCGAGAATGAGCTCTCGAATCTTTCGCTTGTATGTTCGTTCACGAGACAGGAACAGCGTTCTGGCGAGTTGTTGAGTGATCGTACTCGCGCCCTGCACTTTGCCGCCACTTTTCAAGTTTGTCCACGCCGCTCGACCGATGCCAACGATATCAAGGCCGGGATGCTCAAAAAATCTGGTGTCTTCGACGGCGATGATCGCATTGATGAGGGATTTCGGCATATCATCGATGGATATGTAAATGCGGCGTTCGACGAAAAATTGGCCGATTACATCGCCTTCATCCGAGTACACGCGGGTTATGAGACTCGGTTGATAGTCCTGAAGCGACTCAATCGAGGGGAGACCCTGTGTGCCAATCCAGAGAATGCTGACGAGACCACCAATCGCGAGTCCTCCGCAAATGGCTACCCCAATGACGAATTTTCTAGAAAAAAAGATGTGGGTCAGAGTGGTGCGAAACGATCGTGTATCAGCCATATAGAGTTTTCAGGAAATTGTAAGGACGAGTCTTTCGTCTTGGGATGGCAGGAAGTGGCATGCATGACTACATAACTTTACGATACCCTGCATGTGTCGAAATTACAAGGCACCAAGACGCATGCGCGGCGATGAGCTGACGCGGGGGGAAATTGTGTGAAAGCGATTATGTGGAGAGGCCCCGTCGCATGGCGAAGTGCTGAAAACGTGGAAAGATGTAGGTCTTTTTCACGTGTTGACAAAGATTTGAATCCCATGGTACCTCCTTTGAAGGTAATGTTGAAGAGTCTTATTTGTCATTAATAAAGGGAGGGTTCTCATGTCCGATGTTGCGCCTGAAATTAAGGTCGGTGACGAAGCACCTGATTTCACGATGAAAGATCAGGATCAAAATGATGTAAAACTCAGTGATTTCCGTGGGAAGAAAAACGTCGTGCTTGCTTTCTACCCGCTGGATTGGAGCCCTGTCTGTGAAGGGGAAAATAAGTGCCTGACTGATGACTTCCCGAGCTTGGAATCCGATAATTCAGTATTGTTTGGAGTCAGTTGCGATAGTTTCTTTTCACACAAGGCGTGGGCCGATGCTTTGGATCTGAAGCATAAGTTGCTGGCCGATATGAGCCGTTCGGTGAGTAAGTCGTACGGTCTCTATTTCGAGCCGCTCAATTGTTCAAAGCGCGCAACTGTGATCGTTGGGAAAGACGGCAAGGTTGGTTACGTCAAAGTGCAAGAAATTAAGACCGCTCGTGATGATAAAGAAATCATCGATGCGCTCAAAGCCATGGGCTAACGTCGTCAAGGGAAAGAAGAAGGGGATCTTCCGAAGATCCCCTTCTTCTTGAGAACATTTTCTCTACACATCACGAAAAACGGGATACGCAATGCCTGGAACCGTCGAAAATGTCACGGATGAAAACTATGAAGCATTGACCAAATCGCCGGCTGCGGTCGTGGTGTATGGGATCGTGCCCTGTGATGGCTGTCAGGCGTACGACCCGATTTTAGTCGAAACCGCCGCCAAGTATGAGAACATCCGGATCGGGAAAGCCAAAATGCACGTTCCTGGAAAATGCCGGAACATCAAAAAACAACATAGCTTCAAAACCTACCCCACCACCCACTTCTTTTCCAATGGAACGCTCGTGCTGACCCGAGAGGGGAAACTCGAGGCTCCAGAGTTAGCGACATTGATCGACCAGCATCTGGTTAACCCATAAGTATTTCGTGCCTTTCCGTCTTCTTTTATCGCTCTCGATACACGGCATGTGAGTTTGGCCCCTCACTGACAGTGATTTGAGTCAATGTGGCTTCCGAGATTTTCTCGTGAAGGATATCCCACAGGACGTGTGAGAGTGAGGGTTCGCTGGGAGGGAAATCGGCAAATGCTTGATCGTCAGAAAGGTTTTTCCCTTCGAATCGAGCTAACACATGTTCCTTCACCAGCGCATCTAACGTTGCAAGATTGACGACTTGTCCGGTGTCCGGTGCGATGGGACCGGTGACGGTGACATCCACCGTGTAGTTGTGTCCCGTGGTTTGTCCATGAGATAGATTGTGGGCTGCTGAAAAGTGATATCGTCTCGTGACGTCCGCATGCGGGGTTTGGGCCGAACCATCTAATCCATGTAAGAGGTCGAACGTGACATCTGCAAACAGGGTGTGATCCTCGTAAAGTCTGATGCGCTCGAGGGGAGGCATGTGGGGATGCTGCTCCAGCCGCTGCCATAACGTGACCGCGAGGTTTTCCGTCGTGGGAATGCGGTCTATGAAATACGATGTATCAAGATTTAAGTTTTTATGATCGAATTCTTTCAAGATATCCCAGAGATAAATCTTCAAGTCATACAGGTTGATGATCATTCCATTGACTGGATCAATGGGACCGCAAAGCGTGACTTCGAGCATGTAATTATGTCCATGCGTGTTTTCATTGTTGCATGGGCCGAAGACTTCTCGGTTCTTGGCATCATCCCAGTTGGGATTGTGGTATCGATGGGAGGAGCAGAATTCAGTTCGTTTAGTTAATGTAGCTTTGGACATAGGTTTCGTTGCGTAAGGGTCTTAAGATAGTGGATTGAAGCTTTCCCTTCTTTTTTTCTTGGTCTTGGCCTTCTTGGTCGTCTCGCCTTAGAAGGGGCGGGGAAAGATAAAGAATGAAAAAAGGGGCTGGGCTGTGAGATTCACGCCCTAGCCCCTTTAAGAGATTTTCTGAAACCGTACGATCAGGTCGAAAAAGAGCTACCACAGCCACACGTACTCTTGGCTTGCGGATTCTTAATCGCAAACCCCGAACCCTGCAGGCTGTCAACATAGTCCACTTCGGCTCCACTGAGGAGCGGTGCGCTTTGAGAATCAACGATGACTTTGACGTCGCCTTTTTCGATCATCGTATCGTCATCGCCGATCTTGTCCTCGAAGGACATTCCATATTGATAACCGCTGCATCCTCCGCCTTTAACGTAAATACGGAGTCCAACGGCGCTCTCTTCGTCCTTTATCATTTCCTTGATTTTTTGTTCCGCGATCTCGGTAATGGTTACCATCTCTCGGCCTCCGATGCTATAAGTTAATGAAACTAAAAGGAAAATCTGAATTGATGGGAGCCTTTAATTTTAGCAAGCCACCAATAGGTTGTCAATCGAGCCACACCTGACAAGCCATTGATTCTCCGTGATATTATCGCCAACTTCTGTTGGTTTATTAAGGAGATAATCATAATGTGAGATCTTTCAACCATTCTTCGCGCATTTCTTTTGAAACCGCCACTTCAGCCTGATGGTGTGGGTGCGTCAGGCACAGAGAAGCTGGAAGATCAAAGTTTCCTAATGATTGACGAAAGGCCGGATTGGTCTTGAACCGGACAAAGTGCACCGCGCTGATTTTGTCTTCTTTGCTGTGACCTGCCTCAAATTCCGCGTAGATGCGTTGATCGCCGACACGAATGGCCAGGGTGTCAGAGCGATCGATCTCTTGAAAGGAGTCGAGGAGTTCTTGGATTCGTTCAGAGTCGGTAATCTCGATAAACAGCGTTGCACTTAATTCTCCGGATTCGGGCAACAACACATTGTAGACATCAATTTCTTCCTGAATCTTGGCTTCGTCGAAAATCCGTTCTGTGCGGATCATTTCCTGGATTTGAAACAACAGGGTTTCACGGTTTTCAAAGATCAATGTGACCAGGTCGCCCACGGAGACACGGCGTCGTTTTTTGAGGTCAATAATGTCCCGGCGAATGGCCGTACGCCGGGCTTCGTAGTCTGCGTGAGAGAGGAGATCGTGTTGGGTAATCTTATTCATGAGGAAAGCCCGTAAGCGTCTCGAATAATCTGGATCGGATGGCGAGCGGTCTTTGGAGAGTCCCGCGCGATGTCACGCACTTGATCGAGCTGGAGTGCAGACAGCGGGCAATCGGAGACGACAACATCGACTAAGTCATCTTCGATCTCTCTCACCGCCTTTTTGGCGATGTTCATCGACAGATCAAAAAATTCGACCTTAGCACCCCACGTTCCATCATGACCGGAACACTTTTCGATGAGCTGAACTTTGGCGCCGGTCAGTTCCATCAGTTCCTTGGACTTAAACCCGATGTTTTGATCACGCAGATGACATGGAATCTGATAGGCCACGCGCCCAGGATTTTGAGGGAATTCAACAGTGAGATTCCCGTCTTTCTTCAGTTTCATGAGGTACTCGCAAATATCATAGGTCCGTTCCGCCAGAGTTTTGATCTGATCGTTGTCAGGAAGAAGGTAGGGGTATTCACGTTTCAGCATCAAACTACAGCTGGCAGTCGGAACGATAATGTCATGACCGGACTCGAGGTAGGGTCGAAATGTCTGGTAGTTGGCCTGAGCCGTTGCGATCATGCTCTCCGTATCTCCGAGGTCAAAGGAGGGCATGCCACAGCATCGCTGGCCTTCGGGCACCACGACGTCGATGCCATTCTTCTCTAAGACCTGTACGGTCGCTTTCCCGATGTCCGTTGCTTGATGGTTCACCATGCAGCTCGGGAACAACGCCACTTTTCTCTTAGCGGCTGGCTTGGCCGTTGCGGTCTTTCTCTTGGACCACCATGAAGGAAAGGATTCTTTCTGGAAAGGAAGAATCTGACGATCCCGATGGACACCAATCAGGCGTTCCATCACATGACGGACCCAGGGCGTCCGCAAGGCCCAATTCGTGAGGGGAGCCGTCAGCGTCCCCATCTTTCCGATGAAATCCGTCTGAACGAGCAATCGGTCGCGCATGGTCGACCCCTTTTCCTTCACCCGTTGCTTTTTCCAGGCAGTCATCAGGCGTGGAAAATCGATTTCATACTTGTGGGGCGGGGAATAGGGACAGTGGTTAAAGCACAGCTTGCAGTAGTAGCATTCTTGTTCAATCCGCTCGAAATCATGGGCCGTAAATTTATTCACGTCATTGTCGTAGTCGTCGATCCGGTCGATGAGCGTATTAAACGAAGGACAGAGGTTGAAGCAGCGGCGACATCCATCGCAGATGTCGAACACGCGCAACGTTTCTGTCTCGAGTTGCGAGCGGTTCCATCCGGGGGTGATCAGGTCAAAGCCTTTCATAACAAGTCCTGGAAGAGAAAGAAGAGAAAATCGGTAGTGAAAACCCCAGACAGGGATCCTTACTCCTGCCTGGGGCGAACCACTTGGGTTCGTGCGTCCTTAGAGAGAAAGAGACTCTAAGCCTTTCGTGAACCGGTTGGCGTGCGACTTTTCAGCTTTCGCCAACGTCTCGAACCATTCTGCCAGCTCTTCGAACCCTTCTTCTCGCGCAGTTTTGGCCATGCCAGGATACATCTGTGTGTACTCGTACGTTTCGCCTTCAATCGCCGCCTTGAGGTTGGCTTCGGTATTCCCGATGGGTACGCCCGTCGCAGGATCACCCACTTCTTTTAAAAAGTCCAAGTGCCCGAATGCATGTCCGGTTTCCGCTTCAGACGTGTCACGAAAGAGCCCCCCGACATCGGTGTAGCCCTCAATATCTGCACGGCGTGCAAAATAGAGATAGCGTCGATTCGCTTGTGATTCACCGGCAAACGCGTCTTTTAAGTTTTGATGACTCTTTGTTCCTTTCAAACTCTTACCCATGACACACCCTCCTTAATGATTGAAAAATAACGAATCGTGAATACGTCACTCACGTTCTCTTCTGACAACTCTTGCAATATCCTCGAAACTCTACCTGATAATCCGTGATGGTAAATCCTTGTGGTAGGCCATCCGGGAACGCCAGCGTGTTTAAACGTTCATCCATGACATCCACGATTGATTGGCAGGTATGACAGATCAAATGATGATGGGGCGAGAGATTGCCATCATACCGGGCTCGATCATGTCCGACATTGAC
The genomic region above belongs to Nitrospirales bacterium and contains:
- a CDS encoding iron-sulfur cluster assembly accessory protein, whose product is METKTTETPIVTLTDAAIKEVKRLLDLQGITEGGLRLGVKGGGCSGLSYTTNFDDKIGEFDTVSDVDGVKVIVDAKSAIYLTGMTLDYEKDMVSGAFKFINPNASKTCGCGESFSA
- the hscB gene encoding Fe-S protein assembly co-chaperone HscB codes for the protein MDHEHGRHASAKELPMARSMCWHCQSEVKGEYLCGQCVKVQPLSKDLDYFTCMRLPRLLSIDQEKLQENFYDLSRTFHPDFYSDKDEQEQTISLGNSALLNTAYRTLKDPIQRAEYLIRLEAGAVKEIRSTPPADLFDEILELQEDLEEYRALSSHDQDRREALRQKLNASRETLEQRQAQMESSLKAKFGEWDAVQQGSPDSGEARDRKEIILKEMREILSDKTYVRNIVNDLIETTS
- the dnaK gene encoding molecular chaperone DnaK — translated: MSRIVGIDLGTTNSLVAYMDGVHPRVIADLHGQAKVPSIVGMTDNGLIIGEPAKEHLVRDPSRTIYSVKRFMGKTLADVAEELKYFPYSLQEKNGVIRIAIGEKLYSPPQVSAMVLKELKSRAESHLKESITRAVITVPAYFNDSQRQATKDAGMIAGLEVLRIINEPTAAALAYGLQKKTQGCIAVYDLGGGTFDISILQLKGGIFEVLATNGNTHLGGDDIDQRVTDVLIREIKEHYSIDAHEHSELVQAIRLEAERLKITLSDTLTANARVELPDLKGVYEREWTRDELESLTKELVGQTLGPCRLALKDAGLLAEQIDEVVLVGGSTRMPLVRRRVQELFGKEPHCDLNPDEVVALGAAVQADILSGNKKDMLLLDVTPLSLGIETMGGVMSTLIRRNTTIPTSAKEMFTTYVDGQTSVDIHILQGERELVKDNRSLARFQLKVPPLPAAVPRVEVTFLIDANGMLHVTAKDIRTGEAQSVQVKPSHGLTDDEVEGMVRESFEFAAEDIRQRQVIEARTEADAILVATEKALMRGKSLIRDSEVKKIQQVLDELKSVKEVDDHRVIRSKISEVEKVTYHLAEVLMDATLKEALENKKLSEVT
- the iscX gene encoding Fe-S cluster assembly protein IscX, with the protein product MAQELTWDDVEEIGIRLYEEHPDTDPLTVRFTDMHAWIVAWPEFTADPKGSNEKKLEAIQMAWYEEYKDS
- a CDS encoding PBP1A family penicillin-binding protein, with the protein product MADTRSFRTTLTHIFFSRKFVIGVAICGGLAIGGLVSILWIGTQGLPSIESLQDYQPSLITRVYSDEGDVIGQFFVERRIYISIDDMPKSLINAIIAVEDTRFFEHPGLDIVGIGRAAWTNLKSGGKVQGASTITQQLARTLFLSRERTYKRKIRELILAFKMELALSKEKILEMYLNQIYFGHGAYGVGAASHTYFDKSLTDITLAEAAILAGLPKAPNTYSPYRNPELSKNRQEHVLKRMVQAGFISQEEANEAAATELAFHRKSIKPIASYFLEHIRQTLVDHYGETMVYKGGLQVHTTLNVAMQQAADQAIHRGLHELDKRQGWRGPLGHVSLKELADNPVESSDKSNAHGFHKAIVTKTSKESAEILVDNLYKGQIALADMAWAKRRLKPGKEVTEATFRQNLTANQILKPGDIIEVAAKNGDLESGTFVLEQTPLVEGALLSLDPRTGAVRAMVGGYDFQRSEYNRAITAKRQPGSSFKPIIYAAALNRGFTPATLVLDAPVVYEQEEEGEIWKPENYEKRFFGMISLREALRHSRNAATVRLLEQIGVQDVMDLAKALGIDSPLSQDLSLALGSSSVTLQEITSSYGVFANQGLWLPPYTITAVKNIDGEVLEQHIFEPQQAVSKETAYLVTNMMMDVIQSGTGRRAKSIGRPLAGKTGTTNSYHDAWFVGYAPNLATGVWVGFDDVRTLGRLESGAHAALPIWTEYMANALQPLPVTTFTIPDGIHFAQIDTKTGNLPTQNSTSTATEVFAEGSEPTKPPPPKPSPLDFFEMDQIGPSSATASPSFLGNIQERSEYIGEN
- a CDS encoding redoxin domain-containing protein — encoded protein: MSDVAPEIKVGDEAPDFTMKDQDQNDVKLSDFRGKKNVVLAFYPLDWSPVCEGENKCLTDDFPSLESDNSVLFGVSCDSFFSHKAWADALDLKHKLLADMSRSVSKSYGLYFEPLNCSKRATVIVGKDGKVGYVKVQEIKTARDDKEIIDALKAMG
- a CDS encoding thioredoxin family protein, which translates into the protein MPGTVENVTDENYEALTKSPAAVVVYGIVPCDGCQAYDPILVETAAKYENIRIGKAKMHVPGKCRNIKKQHSFKTYPTTHFFSNGTLVLTREGKLEAPELATLIDQHLVNP
- a CDS encoding 6-carboxytetrahydropterin synthase, with the protein product MSKATLTKRTEFCSSHRYHNPNWDDAKNREVFGPCNNENTHGHNYMLEVTLCGPIDPVNGMIINLYDLKIYLWDILKEFDHKNLNLDTSYFIDRIPTTENLAVTLWQRLEQHPHMPPLERIRLYEDHTLFADVTFDLLHGLDGSAQTPHADVTRRYHFSAAHNLSHGQTTGHNYTVDVTVTGPIAPDTGQVVNLATLDALVKEHVLARFEGKNLSDDQAFADFPPSEPSLSHVLWDILHEKISEATLTQITVSEGPNSHAVYRER
- the erpA gene encoding iron-sulfur cluster insertion protein ErpA, which produces MVTITEIAEQKIKEMIKDEESAVGLRIYVKGGGCSGYQYGMSFEDKIGDDDTMIEKGDVKVIVDSQSAPLLSGAEVDYVDSLQGSGFAIKNPQAKSTCGCGSSFST
- a CDS encoding DUF3501 family protein, which codes for MNKITQHDLLSHADYEARRTAIRRDIIDLKKRRRVSVGDLVTLIFENRETLLFQIQEMIRTERIFDEAKIQEEIDVYNVLLPESGELSATLFIEITDSERIQELLDSFQEIDRSDTLAIRVGDQRIYAEFEAGHSKEDKISAVHFVRFKTNPAFRQSLGNFDLPASLCLTHPHHQAEVAVSKEMREEWLKDLTL
- a CDS encoding rubrerythrin family protein — its product is MGKSLKGTKSHQNLKDAFAGESQANRRYLYFARRADIEGYTDVGGLFRDTSEAETGHAFGHLDFLKEVGDPATGVPIGNTEANLKAAIEGETYEYTQMYPGMAKTAREEGFEELAEWFETLAKAEKSHANRFTKGLESLSL